In Mangifera indica cultivar Alphonso unplaced genomic scaffold, CATAS_Mindica_2.1 Un_0071, whole genome shotgun sequence, the following proteins share a genomic window:
- the LOC123207323 gene encoding probable LRR receptor-like serine/threonine-protein kinase At1g53430, whose product MRLGLSMTKVVSLFVLGFLVLNCCVNFGSHAQLLPDEEVSALEAIFSKLQVKSKNVSSTSCSDSAWTNYDGSNGSNITCDCNQNNNTVCHVTIFYLKGQNLAGVFPEEFANLTFLTQIDLTRNYINGTIPARLAQLQNLTTLSLLGNRIGGSLPREIGDFPSLEELVLEDNEFQGPIPETLGNVKTLRRLLFSSNNFTGSIPESLGNLTNLEDFRVDGTNLTGKIPDFIGNWTNMTRLDMQGSPLEGPIPSTISQLTSLEELRISDLKGSGSNIPNLQNMTKMERLVLRNCLLNGTIPEYLGSMTELKLLDLSSNQLTGEIPEALNNLAKADFLFLSNNSLTGAVPSWILSGDQKWDLSYNNFSEPFTASCAHSIVNVISSLPSNVSNSNSWCLMKDLPCPGKATYYSLFINCGGGSFGSGGNTYEGDLSTDGQSVFSSVGRQWAYSSTGVFTGNETLSYLASSPSGLNVSGEEYYKTARLSPQSLRYFGLCMRQGSYNVKLHFAEIMFTNDQTFSSLGKRIFDVSIQGEVVLSDFNIMEEAGAAGRGITKEFKNVTVSGSTLEIHLYWTGKGTNALPQRGVYGPLISGITVTPNFKVDTGGLSVGAIVGIVLASCVVLILVVLVILWRLGYLWAKDPEDKELRGLDLQTGIFTLRQIKSATNNFDPANKIGEGGFGPVYKGTLADGAVIAVKQLSSKSKQGNREFVTEIGMISALQHPNLVKLYGCCIEGKELLLIYEYLENNSLARALFGKPEQLLNLNWETRMKICIGIARGLSYLHEESRLKIVHRDIKATNVLLDKDLNAKISDFGLAKLDEEENTHISTRIAGTIGYMAPEYAMRGYLTDKADVYSFGVVALEIVSGKSNTNYRPKEEFVYLLDWALVLQEQGNLLELVDPSLGTKFSKKEAMTMLNIALLCTNPSPTLRPSMSSVVSMLEGKRAVQAPVIKRNTDNNDARFKALEIISQDSQNHFTTISHDSREGPWSDSLTSLQTGDVSIEDSSTRRLI is encoded by the exons ATGAGGCTTGGTCTCTCAATGACCAAGGttgtttctctttttgttttgggttttttgGTTCTCAACTGCTGTGTCAACTTTGGATCTCACGCTCAGCTTTTGCCTGATGAAGAAG TGAGTGCTCTCGAAGCAATTTTCTCGAAACTGCAGGTCAAAAGTAAAAATGTATCCTCAACTTCTTGCAGTGACAGTGCATGGACTAACTATGATGGTTCAAATGGAAGCAATATCACCTGTGATTGTAATCAGAACAACAATACTGTTTGTCATGTCACTATTTT CTATCTGAAGGGTCAAAATTTAGCTGGAGTTTTTCCAGAAGAATTTGCAAATCTTACTTTTTTGACACAAAT CGATCTTACCCGCAACTATATTAATGGAACAATTCCTGCAAGATTGGCTCAGCTCCAAAATCTTACCACTCT GTCCCTTTTGGGAAACCGTATTGGCGGTTCACTTCCCCGGGAAATTGGTGACTTTCCTTCACTTGAGGAGTT GGTCTTGGAAGATAATGAATTTCAAGGACCTATTCCTGAGACCCTTGGAAATGTGAAGACCTTAAGGAGACT tcttttttcttcaaacaattttacGGGATCAATACCAGAATCACTTGGCAACCTGACAAACTTAGAAGATTT TCGGGTAGATGGAACCAATCTGACAGGAAAGATACCTGATTTCATTGGAAATTGGACTAATATGACCCGACT TGATATGCAGGGAAGCCCCTTGGAGGGACCTATTCCTTCCACTATATCACAGTTGACAAGTTTAGAAGAACT gAGGATTTCTGATCTGAAAGGATCAGGTTCGAATATCCCAAATTTGCAGAATATGACAAAAATGGAAAGATT AGTACTGAGAAATTGCTTGCTTAATGGTACAATCCCGGAATATCTTGGGAGTATGACAGAGTTAAAACTTCT AGACTTGAGCTCCAACCAGTTGACTGGTGAAATTCCTGAAGCACTTAATAATTTGGCTAAGGCAGATTTCCT TTTCCTCAGCAACAACTCATTAACTGGAGCAGTTCCCAGTTGGATACTAAGTGGTGACCAGAAGTG GGATTTATCTTATAACAATTTTTCAGAGCCATTTACAGCTAGTTGTGCGCACAGCATAGT GAATGTAATCTCTAGTCTTCCATCCAACGTGAGCAACTC aAATTCTTGGTGCTTGATGAAGGACCTTCCCTGCCCCGGAAAAGCCACAT ACTATTCGTTGTTTATTAATTGTGGAGGAGGTTCATTCGGTTCTGGGGGCAATACCTACGAAGGGGACTTAAGCACAGATGGTCAATCAGTCTTTTCATCAGTGGGAAGACAGTGGGCTTATAGCAGCACTGGAGTTTTTACAGGCAATGAAACTCTTAGTTACTTGGCATCGAGCCCGAGTGGTCTGAATGTGAGTGGTGAAGAATACTACAAAACTGCTCGCCTTTCACCGCAATCACTAAGGTATTTTGGCCTGTGTATGCGACAAGGCAGTTACAATGTGAAGCTCCACTTCGCTGAAATTATGTTTACGAATGATCAGACATTCAGCAGTCTTGGAAAGCGAATATTTGATGTTTCTATCCAG GGGGAGGTGGTTTTAAGTGACTTCAACATTATGGAGGAAGCTGGAGCTGCCGGTAGAGGCATCacaaaagaatttaaaaatgtCACTGTAAGTGGTAGCACTTTGGAGATCCACTTATACTGGACAGGGAAAGGAACTAATGCCCTTCCTCAGAGAGGTGTTTATGGGCCACTTATTTCTGGAATTACAGTGACACCAA ACTTCAAAGTTGATACCGGGGGTTTATCAGTTGGAGCCATTGTTGGCATCGTACTTGCTTCCTGCGTAGTTCTCATACTGGTGGTGTTGGTCATTCTATGGAGGCTGGGTTACTTGTGGGCCAAAGACCCTGAAGACAAAG AACTCCGTGGTCTTGATCTTCAAACTGGTATTTTCACTCTAAGGCAAATTAAATCTGCTACGAATAATTTTGATCCTGCTAATAAGATTGGTGAAGGAGGATTTGGGCCTGTTTACAAG GGTACATTGGCCGATGGTGCTGTAATTGCTGTGAAGCAGCTATCCTCCAAATCAAAGCAAGGAAATCGTGAATTTGTGACTGAGATAGGCATGATATCTGCTCTGCAGCACCCAAATCTTGTGAAGCTTTATGGCTGTTGTATTGAAGGAAAAGAGTTGTTGCTAATATATGAGTACCTAGAAAACAATAGTCTTGCTCGTGCACTTTTTG GTAAACCAGAACAACTGCTCAACTTGAACTGGGAAACAAGAATGAAGATATGCATAGGTATTGCCAGGGGATTATCTTATCTGCATGAGGAATCAAGGTTGAAAATTGTTCACAGAGACATTAAGGCCACCAATGTGTTGCTTGATAAGGATCTAAATGCAAAGATATCGGATTTCGGTTTAGCTAAGCTTGATGAAGAAGAGAACACCCATATTAGTACCCGTATAGCTGGGACAAT AGGGTACATGGCACCAGAATATGCAATGAGGGGCTATTTGACCGATAAAGCGGATGTTTACAGCTTTGGAGTTGTTGCTTTGGAGATTGTCAGCGGCAAGAGCAACACTAATTACAGGCCAAAGGAGGAGTTTGTTTACCTTCTCGATTGG GCATTGGTCCTTCAAGAGCAAGGAAACCTTCTTGAACTTGTGGATCCATCTCTTGGTACAAAATTCTCCAAAAAAGAGGCAATGACCATGCTTAACATTGCTCTTTTATGCACCAATCCATCTCCCACACTCAGGCCATCCATGTCTTCTGTTGTTAGCATGCTTGAAGGCAAAAGAGCAGTCCAGGCACCTGTCATTAAGCGCAACACTGATAATAATGACGCAAGGTTCAAAGCATTAGAGATAATATCACAGGATAGCCAGAACCACTTTACAACCATCTCTCATGATAGTCGCGAAGGACCATGGTCAGATTCCTTGACATCTCTCCAAACCGGAGACGTGTCCATAGAGGATTCTTCAACAAGAAGGCTTATTTAG